ACGTCTTCACGATGCGCAGGGTGTTCTGGGTGACCGGCTCCGAGAAGTCGCCGCCGGGCGGCGACACCGCGCCGATCGCGGAGACCGACCCCTCGGTCCCGTTGACGTTCTCGAAGTAGCCGGCCCGCTCGTAGAACTGCGCCAGGCGGGCGGCGAGGTACGCGGGGTACCCCTCCTCGCCGGGCATCTCCTCCAGCCGGGAGGAGATCTCGCGCATGGCCTCCGCCCACCGCGAGGTGGAGTCGGCCATCAGCGCCACGTCGTACCCCATGTCGCGGTAGTACTCCGCGATCGTGATCCCCGTGTAGATACAGGACTCACGCGCCGCGACGGGCATGTTCGACGTGTTGGCGATGAGCGAGGTCCGGGCCATCAGCGGGTTGCCGTTGGCCGGGTCCTCCAGTTCGGGGAAGTCCTCGATGACCTCGGTCATCTCGTTGCCGCGCTCGCCGCAGCCGACGTAGATGATGATGTCCGCGTCGGCGTACTTCGCGAGCTGGTGCTGCGTGACCGTCTTCCCGGAGCCGAACGGGCCCGGGATCGCGGCCGTCCCGCCCTTCGCGATGGGGAACAGGCCGTCGAGGATGCGCTGGCCGGACACCAGCGGCGTCCGGGGCGTCTTCTTGTTCGCGGAGGGGCGCGCCTCGCGGACGGGCCACTCCTGGTGCATCGAGACGTCCGTCCCGTTGGCGAGTTCGACCACCGTCTCGGTGACGTCGAACGAACCCGACTCGACGGCGGTGACCTCGGTGGTCTCGCCCTCGTCGAGCGCGTCCGGCGGCACCATCACCTTGTGGTCGATGGTGACCGTCTCCTCGACGATGCCGACCACGTCGCCGCGGCCGACCTCGTCGCCGACCTCGACGGAGGGCTCGAACTCCCACTCCTTCTCGAGGTCGATGCCGGGGGCGTCGACCCCGCGGTCGAGGTACGGGCTCCCCATCTTGCCCTCCAGCACGTCCAGGGGGCGCTGAACGCCGTCGTAGATGGCGTCCAGCACGCCCGGACCCAGGTCGACCGACAGCGGCTCGCCCGTGTTCTCGACGGGTTCGCCGGGGCCGACGCCGGAGGTCTCCTCGTACACCTGAACGGTCGTGAGGTCGCCCTCGATCTCGATCACTTCCCCCATGAGCCCTTCGTCGCCGACGTAGACGACGTCGTTCATGCGGGCGTCGAGATCGCGGGCGGTCACGACCGGACCGCTCACGCTCTGAATGACGCCGTCGTCGGAGACGGCGTCGGTTGTGTCTGCTTTGCTCATATTAGTCGTCTTCCTCCATCAGGTCGATGCCGATGGCGCGTTTGATCTGGTCGCGCAGCCCGCCGCTGCCGGCTCCGGAGCCGCCGAGCGTCACGAGCACCGGCTCGATGCTCCCCTCGACCGCCTCGCGGGTCCCCCGCGAGAGGTGGTCGAGGTCGTCGTCGTGCATCACGATGATGCCGACGCCCTCGTCGTCGAGCGTCCGCTCGACCGCGTCGTCGAGCTTCTCGTCCTTCTCGTCGTCCGGCACGTTCTCGAACGCCCGGACGCCGGCGAGACGGAACCCGGTCGTGAACTCCGGGCTGCCGACGACCGCTATCTCCTGGCTCATGTTATCACCAGCTCCGATTCGATCTCGTCGGGCGAGAGTCCCGCTTCCTTCCCGCGGGCGATCGCCCGGATGTTCTCCGTCTCGCGCTCCTTCGCGAGGATGTACGAGATGACCGGGGTGACCGACACGGGGTGGATCGTGCCGAGCCGGTCGCCGTACGCCAACAGCGCGGCGTCGATCGCGTGTTCGAACGCGATGAGGCTGTCGGCCTCCTCGAGCTCGCGGAGCGCGGGACCGAGCTCGTCGCCGTACTGGCTGTCGCCGATGTACTCGACCAGTTCGTCGATGTTCTGCGCCAGCCGCGCGAGCGACGAGCGGGTGAACAGGTCGCCACCCTCGATGAAGTAGGCGGCGGGGTCGATGTCCGCGCCCGAACGGGCGAGCCGGAGCGCGTTCGTCGCGTTCCGGAAGTCGACCTCCGCCTTGAGGAACGCCTCGTACTGCCGGGTCGGCTCGTCGACGCCCAGCCCGGAGAGGAGCCGCTCGTAGAACGCGCGGTCGACCGCGTTCTCCAGCGGCACCAGCACGCCCGTCTCCTCGAACTCGGCGTACGCCTCCCGGAGCGGCTCCCCGTAGATCGTGTCTTCGAGGACCTCGATCACGCCGTCGATCGAGTCCGCCTCCAGCAGCCGGCGGATCCGGCGGTCGTCGAACTCGCCGGCGCGGATCAGGTCGACCTCGACGGCCTCCTGCTCCGCGTCGGTGTAGACGCCGCGGATGATCGTCTTCACGTTCCACGCGTCGAACTTCCGGAGGTACCGGGCGATCAGGTCGTACAGCGACCCCTCGCTCCAGTCGAGGATCGCGTCGAACTGCTCGGCGAGGTTGCGGTTCAGCGCGTACTCGATCAGGTCCACGCCGCCGTGGCGGCTGCCGAGCGCGTTGATCTCCGCGCCGTAGCTCGACTCCTCCATGAACCGAGCGATCTCGGCCGGACCCATCCGGGTGAGCTTGCGGTACTCTTCGTCCCCGAAGAGGCTGCCGCGGCGGGCACGAACCCGCGCGACGACGTACTCGGGGTTCGGGCTGCCGGCGGCGCTCATTGGTCGAACAGCCGCTCCGAGATGTTCTTCAACTCGTCGTCCCAGACGGACTCCAAGACCGAGTCGAACGTGTTGTTCACGCGAACGCGGGAGGTGTCGCTCTCCGCGACGACGCCGCCGAGGCAGTCGATCTCCCCGTCGACCTCGGCGTTGCGGTCCGCGACGAGGTCCTCGAGCAGGTCGACATCCTCGGCGCGGGTGTAGACGGCGACGCTCTCGTCGTCGTCGAACTCCGCGAGGCTCGCGTCCAGCAGGGCCTCCGTGAGCTCGCGACGGTCGTCGCCGTCGAGACCGGAAATCGCCGCTTCAACGTCGTCGCGAACGTCCTCTAGGACGTCGCGGCGAGCACCGAGCCGCTCCTGTTTGGCCTCGAGCTTCGCCGAAGAGAGCGTCTGTTCGCGCTCCTGGTCGATCTGGTCGTCGACCTCGGCGAGCCGCTCCTCGCGGATGCGCTCCGCGTCGGCCTCCGCCTCGGCGACGATCTCGTCGGCCTCGGCGTCGGCCTGTTCGCGGATCTCCTCCGCACGCGCGCGGGCTTCGTCTCGAACGTCCTCAACGACGGTTTCCAAACTCATTGGTTGAAAAACGCTGGAGAGTTACCCGACGATGAAGACGACGACGAGCGCGAGGATGACGATCGTCTCGGGAAGGACCGTCAGGATGAGCCCGTTGACGAAGAGGTCGTCGTCCTCGGCCATCGCGCCGACGGCGGCCGACCCGATACCGCGCTCCGCGTAGCCCGCCCCGAGCGCCGCGAGCCCGACGGCGAGGGCCGCCGCGGCGTTGGGATCAGTCAGCGTTCCACCGGTCGACAGTACGAGGTTCCCGAGTTCGTTGGTAGCTTCAAACATTGGTAGTAGTTGCTGTTGCTCGTCTCCGAACGGTTGCTATTTGCCCCTACAGGAGTCATAAAGCTTCCCAAAACGACCGAACGGAACGGCGGAAAACGGAGGTGAGCGCAGCGGCTAACGCGGTCTCGAACCGGGTCGCGGGACCGGGTTCGTCGGACGAACGCCAGGAGAGCCGAGCGGTCGGCCGGCCGTCACTCCTCGCGGGTGTACTTCCGGTCGCGGCCGAACGGCAGGTACTCGCGGCCGCCGCCCTCGTAGAAGTTCCCGAAGAACTCCACGTACTCGAGGCGCACGGCCTGAATGCCGGCGGACGTGACGCCGAGCAGGAGCACGACGATGTGGCCGACGACGGCCACCACGATCCCGCCGACGAGCGCGACGACGCCGACCGCACCGATCGAGGCCGGGTCGAACGCGGTGGTGATCCCCGCGAAGACCAGCTCGTAATCCTCCGGGTGGCTCCGAACGTATTCGAGGTAGTCGGCGCTGAAGATGAAGTGGAAGCTCCCGTCGCCGCCGTCGTCGATGTACGCGCCGAACGCGAGCAGGTTGACCGCGAGCGCCATCCCGCCCTTCGCGAGCAGGACGGCCATGAGCCGGGCGTACGAGATGACGTTGACGACGGGCGAGAGGAACTCGGCCAGCTCCGGCGGCTCGCCGATGCCGAGCAGGACGAGCCCGAGCAGCGCGGCGGCCGCGCCGGCCCAGCCGACCGCGGTCGGGAACCCGCCGAACGAGACCGCGCCGAACGTCAGCACCGAGACCGCCTCGAACAGGAAGTCGGGCTTCGAGTTCGGGAAGACGCTGCTGAAGATCCAGATCCACGCACCGTTGAGGATCAGCAGCCACGAGCCGGCCTCGTAGACGGCGTGCTTGAAGTCGTGCTGCTTGAGCGTGCTCACGAACGAGAGGACGTGGCCGACGTTCAGGTGAAGGATGCCGAACACGACGCTCACGACGAGGAACGAGAGGCCCCAGTCGAGGTCGGCGGGCGAGAGGCCCTTGCCCTCGACCGGCCAGTGGATGTCCCCCGGCAGCAGCTGGTAGGCGTGGTAGCCGAACAGGTCGATGCCGTAGTAGATGCCGAACAGTATCGTGAACGCCCCGGCCCACATCGCGACGGAGCCGAGCTCGCGGAACGCGCCGTCGAACTTGGTGTACATGAACGCCCCGATGGCGGCGTATAAGACGCCGTACCCCACGTCGCCGATCATGAACCCGAACATCGCCGGGAACGTGAGGAACACCAGAAGCGTCGGGTCGAACTCCGAGTACTTCGGCCGCCCGAACGCCTGCACGAGCAGTTCGAACGGACCCGCCGCGCCGCCGTTGTCCTGGACGACCGGCGGGTCGTCCGTGCCGTGCGCCGCGTGGCCGCCGTCGGTGGCGACCGCCTCCTCGGTCTCGGCGTCGCCGGACGGCGAGGTCGACGCCGCGCCGCCAGCCTCGTCGTCGACGGACTCGGTGTGGTGGTCGCCGTCCGGCGTGAACGAGGCGCGTTCCAGCTCCTCGACCTCGGCGTGGTCGCCCACCGCGTCGGCGATGGCCGCCTCGAAGTCGGGGAAGGTCTCGGTCGGCACCCACCCCTCGGCGACGAAGGCGTTCTCCGTCGTCGCGAACGAGAGCGGGGCCTCCTTCTTCTCGGCCTCGATGGTGAGCTGCTCCTCGGCGCGCAGGAGGAAGCCGGCGGCCTCCTCTTTCACCGACTCGAGCTCGGTCTGGACCGCGTCGAGCTCGTCGCGGAGGTCGGCCTGTTCGGCCTCGAGCTCCGCGACGTACTCGTCGGGGCTGGCGTCGGCGTCCG
This genomic stretch from Halorubrum hochsteinianum harbors:
- a CDS encoding ATP synthase subunit A; this encodes MSKADTTDAVSDDGVIQSVSGPVVTARDLDARMNDVVYVGDEGLMGEVIEIEGDLTTVQVYEETSGVGPGEPVENTGEPLSVDLGPGVLDAIYDGVQRPLDVLEGKMGSPYLDRGVDAPGIDLEKEWEFEPSVEVGDEVGRGDVVGIVEETVTIDHKVMVPPDALDEGETTEVTAVESGSFDVTETVVELANGTDVSMHQEWPVREARPSANKKTPRTPLVSGQRILDGLFPIAKGGTAAIPGPFGSGKTVTQHQLAKYADADIIIYVGCGERGNEMTEVIEDFPELEDPANGNPLMARTSLIANTSNMPVAARESCIYTGITIAEYYRDMGYDVALMADSTSRWAEAMREISSRLEEMPGEEGYPAYLAARLAQFYERAGYFENVNGTEGSVSAIGAVSPPGGDFSEPVTQNTLRIVKTFWALDADLAERRHFPSINWNESYSLYKDQLDPWFEDEVADDWAEKRQWAVDVLDEETELQEIVQLVGKDALPDDQQLTLEVARYLREAYLQQNAFHPVDTFCPPEKTYLMLTTIQTFSDEAFDALDAGVPVEEIVDTEAAPRINRIGVQEDYEEYIEELKADITEELRSLY
- a CDS encoding V-type ATP synthase subunit F, which encodes MSQEIAVVGSPEFTTGFRLAGVRAFENVPDDEKDEKLDDAVERTLDDEGVGIIVMHDDDLDHLSRGTREAVEGSIEPVLVTLGGSGAGSGGLRDQIKRAIGIDLMEEDD
- a CDS encoding V-type ATP synthase subunit C produces the protein MSAAGSPNPEYVVARVRARRGSLFGDEEYRKLTRMGPAEIARFMEESSYGAEINALGSRHGGVDLIEYALNRNLAEQFDAILDWSEGSLYDLIARYLRKFDAWNVKTIIRGVYTDAEQEAVEVDLIRAGEFDDRRIRRLLEADSIDGVIEVLEDTIYGEPLREAYAEFEETGVLVPLENAVDRAFYERLLSGLGVDEPTRQYEAFLKAEVDFRNATNALRLARSGADIDPAAYFIEGGDLFTRSSLARLAQNIDELVEYIGDSQYGDELGPALRELEEADSLIAFEHAIDAALLAYGDRLGTIHPVSVTPVISYILAKERETENIRAIARGKEAGLSPDEIESELVIT
- a CDS encoding V-type ATP synthase subunit E, with translation MSLETVVEDVRDEARARAEEIREQADAEADEIVAEAEADAERIREERLAEVDDQIDQEREQTLSSAKLEAKQERLGARRDVLEDVRDDVEAAISGLDGDDRRELTEALLDASLAEFDDDESVAVYTRAEDVDLLEDLVADRNAEVDGEIDCLGGVVAESDTSRVRVNNTFDSVLESVWDDELKNISERLFDQ
- a CDS encoding V-type ATP synthase subunit I, which translates into the protein MSRVSVTGSKRVIDDVIEAAYSHHSLHVTDYDERYEGFEPGTSLEGAETLNERLVTVRSLESILDVDEDDAEVARPLDDDELEAELERVRDRVNDLNDQRDELQNAIRDRQEEIDRMEPFAELGIDLEYLRGYDSVEVVVGEAKPGPVEAALEDAETIDAFDVFVGGDVLAIVAKPTDPDAEGVVQDALVGVDIALLDVPDADASPDEYVAELEAEQADLRDELDAVQTELESVKEEAAGFLLRAEEQLTIEAEKKEAPLSFATTENAFVAEGWVPTETFPDFEAAIADAVGDHAEVEELERASFTPDGDHHTESVDDEAGGAASTSPSGDAETEEAVATDGGHAAHGTDDPPVVQDNGGAAGPFELLVQAFGRPKYSEFDPTLLVFLTFPAMFGFMIGDVGYGVLYAAIGAFMYTKFDGAFRELGSVAMWAGAFTILFGIYYGIDLFGYHAYQLLPGDIHWPVEGKGLSPADLDWGLSFLVVSVVFGILHLNVGHVLSFVSTLKQHDFKHAVYEAGSWLLILNGAWIWIFSSVFPNSKPDFLFEAVSVLTFGAVSFGGFPTAVGWAGAAAALLGLVLLGIGEPPELAEFLSPVVNVISYARLMAVLLAKGGMALAVNLLAFGAYIDDGGDGSFHFIFSADYLEYVRSHPEDYELVFAGITTAFDPASIGAVGVVALVGGIVVAVVGHIVVLLLGVTSAGIQAVRLEYVEFFGNFYEGGGREYLPFGRDRKYTREE